Proteins encoded together in one Musa acuminata AAA Group cultivar baxijiao chromosome BXJ3-6, Cavendish_Baxijiao_AAA, whole genome shotgun sequence window:
- the LOC135641066 gene encoding cytochrome P450 81Q32-like, whose protein sequence is MEASFSFTLFLVLILLLYLLFSAKKNNTKKNLPPSPPSLPFIGHLHLCRKPLHRCLARLTALHGPVLLLRFGGRPVLVVASPAAADECFTTHDITFANRPILPSRKYLLYKNNTTLDFANYGPYWRHFRRVATVEVLSSHRLRSSSDAGAHEVRSMARELLRACDAAADGLAKVELKTRLFQLAMNVLMRTIAGKRYSGEEGVVSEESKRFMVTVEEIFALSGASNVVDFIPLLRWVDYGGVRRKLMRLHRVRDEFLQQLIDELRTKGGDESQTTEAKEEKTTISDLLSLQKTDPENYSDQIIKSLISILLSAGTDSTASTIEWALSLLLNHPSAMDKTRAEIDARVGNGRLLDESDLPNLPYLHCVVAETLRMYPAGPLLVPHESSDECVVGGFHVPRGTILLVNAYAMHRDPKTWDEPARFMPERFEGGKGEGKWMAPFGMGRRKCPGEGLAARMMGLALGTLIQCFEWGRVGDKEVDMAEGSGLTLPKAVALEATCRPRQTLAHLLSEI, encoded by the exons ATGGAAGCATccttctccttcaccctcttccttGTGCTAATCCTCTTGCTCTATCTCCTTTTCTCCGCCAAGAAGAACAACACGAAGAAGAATTTACCGCCAAGCCCTCCTTCCCTCCCCTTCATAGGCCACCTGCATCTCTGCAGGAAGCCCCTGCACCGCTGCCTTGCCCGCCTCACCGCCCTGCACGGCCCTGTCCTGCTCCTCCGCTTCGGCGGCCGTCCCGTCCTCGTCGTCGCCTCCCCAGCCGCCGCCGACGAGTGCTTCACGACCCACGACATCACCTTCGCCAACCGCCCCATCCTCCCCTCTAGGAAATACCTTTTGTACAAAAACAACACCACCCTCGACTTCGCCAACTATGGCCCCTACTGGCGTCACTTCCGCCGCGTCGCCACCGTCGAGGTCCTCTCCTCCCACCGCCTCCGGTCCTCGTCCGACGCTGGCGCCCACGAGGTGCGCTCCATGGCCCGGGAACTGCTTCGGGCGTGCGACGCCGCAGCCGATGGGTTGGCCAAGGTGGAGCTCAAGACGAGGTTGTTCCAGCTTGCGATGAACGTCCTGATGCGGACGATCGCGGGGAAGAGGTACTCCGGGGAGGAGGGAGTGGTGTCGGAAGAGTCGAAGAGGTTTATGGTCACGGTGGAGGAAATATTCGCGTTGAGCGGCGCGTCCAACGTCGTTGACTTCATTCCGCTGCTGAGGTGGGTCGATTACGGTGGAGTAAGGCGAAAGTTGATGAGGCTGCACAGGGTGAGGGACGAGTTCCTGCAGCAACTAATCGATGAGCTGAGGACCAAGGGCGGCGACGAGAGTCAAACCACTGAGGCTAAAGAGGAGAAGACGACGATAAGTGATCTCCTCTCGTTGCAGAAGACAGATCCTGAGAACTATTCAGATCAGATCATCAAATCACTTATTTCA ATCTTATTATCAGCCGGAACGGATTCGACGGCCAGTACAATCGAATGGGCGTTGTCGCTTCTGCTCAACCATCCAAGTGCGATGGACAAAACGCGAGCCGAGATTGACGCACGCGTTGGCAACGGGCGCTTGCTCGACGAGTCCGACCTGCCTAACCTTCCCTATCTCCACTGCGTCGTCGCCGAGACGCTCCGGATGTACCCCGCAGGCCCTCTCCTGGTGCCGCACGAGTCGTCCGACGAGTGCGTCGTCGGCGGCTTCCACGTCCCGCGGGGCACGATCCTGTTGGTGAACGCGTATGCGATGCACCGGGACCCCAAGACGTGGGACGAACCGGCGAGGTTCATGCCGGAGAGGTTCGAGGGTGGGAAGGGAGAAGGGAAGTGGATGGCGCCGTTCGGCATGGGAAGGAGGAAGTGCCCCGGGGAAGGGCTGGCGGCGAGAATGATGGGGCTGGCGCTGGGAACGTTGATCCAGTGCTTCGAGTGGGGCAGAGTCGGTGACAAGGAGGTGGACATGGCCGAAGGTTCGGGCCTCACACTGCCCAAAGCTGTCGCTCTTGAAGCGACGTGCCGTCCGCGCCAAACCTTGGCTCATCTCCTCTCGGAGATTTAG